The DNA window TCACGGAGGCAACCTGGGCAAAGATGGGTCGGTGGCCTACCTGTTCGAACGAAAGGGCCGAATTGAGATTCCCACCGACGCGACCGACGAGATGTCCCTCTTCGAAACCGCGGTCGAGGCCGGTGCGGAGGACCTGAACGAGACAACAGACGCCTTCGTGGTCACGACACCTGTAGACGCCTTTTCCGACGTAGAGACGGCACTGGACGACGCGGGAATCGAAATCGGTGAATCAGAGCTTGTGCGTCTTCCCACCACAACCGTCGCTCTTGATCCGGATGAACGCGAGGAGGTTCAGACTCTCATTGACAAGATTGACGACCACAGGGACACAGAGGCCGTTTATACGACGCTTGAGGCGACTAATCGGGAATAGCGCCCTTTCGGTAGAGGCTCTCTGCCGTGCGCCGGCGGACGCGGACCGAAGGCAGGCACGGACGCTTGGACGCGTGGAAGAAAAGACACTTGAGCGAATCCGGAAACGAAGTCCCAAATCCCCACTTCACATTCCAAAATCCGAATGCGCATTCTTGGCATCGACCCCGGCTCCCGAGCCACCGGCTACGGCATCGTGAGCAGCACGGACGAAACCCTTATCGCAACGGACGTCATCCGACTTGACAATACCAGCGACCACCCCCAGCGGCTAAAGGAGATCTACGACCGGCTCACAGCAGTCATCTCGGAGTATGCCCCCGAGGCACTTTCAATCGAAATGCCCGTCTACGGCCAAAACCCACAGTCGATGCTTAAGCTGGGCCGAGCGCAGGCGGCCGCCATGATGGCGGGCCTCAATGCAGACATGCCCGTATCTCAGTACACCCCGAAAGAAATAAAGAAGTCCGTGACCGGCAACGGAAATGCCTCCAAAAAGCAGGTCCGTTTCATGGTGGCGTCGATTCTTGACCTAGAGGCAGACGCCCTCACGCACGACGCCGCCGATGCCCTCGCAACGGCCCTCTGCCACAACAACCGGGACGCTCACGGCGATTCCGATTCGTACACCGGCTGGGCAAGCTTCGTCGAGGCAAATCCCGACCGCATCTCGGAATGACGAGTTGCGAGTGTCGAAGAATGAACGGACGCTCTCATTCGACACTCGAACCTCGCAATTCGACACTGCTCAGTTTCGGTGATAGCCGCGCTCGCGATCGCGGACATTGATCACCTCTTTCACCTCCTCGACGTCGAGGCCACCTTCACTGAGTTCATCCGCTAGGCGGGCCATCTGCTCGGCCTTGTGGGGCGATTGTTGCCACTCCGGATGTGCCTGCTCGATGAGGCTGACGAGAATCCGGAGGTAGGGATAGCGCTCCTCCTTCGAGTCGATCTCGGCAATAGACTGGGCAAAGAGTTCGGCGTTTCGGCCGATCTGACGATCAACCATTCGGGAATCGTACCGCATGAGGGAAAACGGAAGATCAAAAAAATAGCGAATGACGGTGGGAAAGCACTATTAACGCGCACACTGCGGTGGAGTTGCCCACTGTCCGCGGTTCCGATTTCCAAATCTGTGTGGATCGTCCTCCCCTCGTCGCCCCTTCCATCTTGACCCGCCCCCCTGAAACTTGTAGCTTGCATGGCATCCTTCCCCATCGGGACGTACGAACGCAGAGGTGCTCGTTGATGACCCCACAGGTCCACGAACTCGGAGACGTCTCGGTCGTATTGATGATTGCAGCAGGAATTAGATTTGTCGCAGTTCTATGAGCACGTCCTCCAGCCAACGCTCCAGTTCGTACCGACTGGAAGTGCTCCCAGAAGTCCCCGCTTTCCACCGGGATGCCCTACGGAAGGGACGTCTCGAAAAGGGACAACTGGTCTACTATGGCCCGAAGCCCTCGTACTATGGCATCGGCGAAGTGAAGCGCGTGAACGGCTCCGACATTGCTGTGGATTTTCGGGGCACCGGCCACTTCGACGTGCATGAGGAAATTATTGAGCAGCGCTACCTCATCCGCATTCCCAACGAGAAAATGGCAGAGCTCTAGTGGTACGTCATGGATTCTGTCGGATAGAACACTGGCCTGTGGACTGTACTCAGACTGCTGAATGCCGTGTTCAGCACCCGTCCCCCTCAGTTTGACTGACCATTAGTGGTGCGTCACGTTTTCCATGTCGGGGAGAACAATGGCCGGCAGACTGTATTCAGGCCGCAGAATGGCGTATTCAACACAGCGTGTTCATTTCGGTATCCGACCGCTTCAACTTGACTGACCACTAGCGGCGTTTTTTCTGCCAGTTTGGGCATTTCTCTCTCGTCCGAGGACGCCCCTCGCGCAACTGATCTTCGGATGTACGCCTCACGCTTCACCAAATCTACACGTGTGAAGGGTCGTTTCCGTGTAAACCCTTTCCGCCCGTCCCGTGTCCGACCCGGGTGAGAAACAGAGGGATGCCAACTGGGTCCCCCTGATTCGCCTTCCCGTTTCTCCTGGACGCCTTGCTGACGCGTGCCCGACGCTCCCACTGCTCCCTCGTCGTCACTGAGCGCCGAAGAGTTGGTCGACCGCTACCATCGGCGGATCTATGCCCTTGCGCTCGACCTTACCGGCAATCACCACGACGCTGAGGACCTCTCACAAGAGGTGTTGATCAAGGCCTGCGAGTCTCTCGATTCGTATCGCGGAGACGCCAAGCCGTTTACGTGGCTGTACCGGATCGCGGTGAACACGTACCTGAATCGCACGCGGGGACGGACCCAACAAGCAACGACGCTTCAAGACGATTTTGAGCGGACGAGCGACGGGGTCGGCGCCCCGCCCACAACGGGCGAGCGTGCCGAACGACGTCAGATGCAGGATCACATTGAGGCGGCGCTGGAGGTGCTCTCCCCCCGTGAGCG is part of the Salinibacter sp. 10B genome and encodes:
- the ruvC gene encoding crossover junction endodeoxyribonuclease RuvC, with amino-acid sequence MRILGIDPGSRATGYGIVSSTDETLIATDVIRLDNTSDHPQRLKEIYDRLTAVISEYAPEALSIEMPVYGQNPQSMLKLGRAQAAAMMAGLNADMPVSQYTPKEIKKSVTGNGNASKKQVRFMVASILDLEADALTHDAADALATALCHNNRDAHGDSDSYTGWASFVEANPDRISE
- a CDS encoding RNA polymerase sigma factor, whose product is MPDAPTAPSSSLSAEELVDRYHRRIYALALDLTGNHHDAEDLSQEVLIKACESLDSYRGDAKPFTWLYRIAVNTYLNRTRGRTQQATTLQDDFERTSDGVGAPPTTGERAERRQMQDHIEAALEVLSPRERSAFVLKHEHDLRIKDVAASMDVATGTVKSLLYRATRKLRDELAFYRDQL
- a CDS encoding YebC/PmpR family DNA-binding transcriptional regulator, with the translated sequence MSGTRKWAKVKRKKQKQDKRQSKIWAKLSQEIETAARESGGDPDANVALAQAIERAKEEDMAKDTIERAIKRGTGELEGEEVTSVTYEGYAPHGVAVFVEARTDNINRTVKDLRNLFSDHGGNLGKDGSVAYLFERKGRIEIPTDATDEMSLFETAVEAGAEDLNETTDAFVVTTPVDAFSDVETALDDAGIEIGESELVRLPTTTVALDPDEREEVQTLIDKIDDHRDTEAVYTTLEATNRE
- a CDS encoding DUF4290 domain-containing protein, which translates into the protein MRYDSRMVDRQIGRNAELFAQSIAEIDSKEERYPYLRILVSLIEQAHPEWQQSPHKAEQMARLADELSEGGLDVEEVKEVINVRDRERGYHRN